TTTTTCCCGAAACTTTTAACTAATGAATTTAATCCATTTAATGTATCTAGTAATGCTTGTCCAGAAGTAATCACTGTATGAATTACTATTTCATGCCCCATTGATTCTATTAATTCTGGGATCTCATTTGAGATTAAATAATGAGATAAAGGGAAAAAAGATGCTGCACCATTATCAATGATTATATCGTATTCAGTTTCACTTATTATTTCTATAAGTCTATCAAAATTACGAGTATTTATCTGCTGATCTTCAATTAATTCTAGGTGACTAACATTTAATGCTTTATAAGCTTCAAATGATGCATTTACAGGATCTGTATCAATGCAGCTTATTTTATCGCCTTTCGATATTTTATACTGAGCTAACAAACTAGATACTACAGTTTTTCCGACTCCACCTTTACCTTGTAGAATAAAATTAATTTTTGCCATAATACACCTCTTTATACTAAATTAAATTTTTTGTATCAATTACCTTAGGATTAAATTCAAATTTATTAGATTCCTTAATTTTTATTTTTTGCGTTTCTGCAGAAATTTGATTTATATCTTTTTTATCACAAATGTTTTTATAGTCTCCCAATACTACTTTAATTGATTTTGTAAATTGTTGGTAGCTATAAGGATAGATATTCTTTTCTTTGAATACTTCATAAATATCTTTGAAACAATAGCCTT
The DNA window shown above is from Phocoenobacter uteri and carries:
- a CDS encoding AAA family ATPase → MAKINFILQGKGGVGKTVVSSLLAQYKISKGDKISCIDTDPVNASFEAYKALNVSHLELIEDQQINTRNFDRLIEIISETEYDIIIDNGAASFFPLSHYLISNEIPELIESMGHEIVIHTVITSGQALLDTLNGLNSLVKSFGKNSNFVVWLNPFWGDIEYKGKSFTEMAVYKNNKNSINTIIELPKLSAETFGADFSQMLKNKQTFLEVINNEENHIMTRQRIKIIQKNINSVLDAAGV
- a CDS encoding TraK family protein codes for the protein MKEKELLKELASRVTNTQKPKSRFFILAYKTHIISALNEGYCFKDIYEVFKEKNIYPYSYQQFTKSIKVVLGDYKNICDKKDINQISAETQKIKIKESNKFEFNPKVIDTKNLI